In Ferviditalea candida, the genomic stretch AATCCTTTCGTACGGTCGATTTCCATCTGCGAGCCTTTAGCTCCTTGAATGATAACGACCTTGCCGCCGTCTTTTCCCAACGCTTCTTTCATCAATTGAGCGTCCGCTTTGCCAACTGCAATATTGTCAGGGCCGACCAGCGAAGTAACGTATTGTTTGCCCTCAGGAGCCACATCCAGAGCTGCCGTTATGACCGGAATGCCCGCATCGTGGAATTTCTTCACGGCCGGAATGATTCCGATCGGATCCACGGGGCTGATGATCACGGCGTCAACCTTCTGGGTAAGCAGATTCAGCGCCTGCTTCATTTGAGTCTGGGCATTTCCCTGTCCATCCTCAACGATCAAATCGACGCCCAGTTTCGCCGCTGCCTCTTTCTGGCCCGTGATGATGGCTTGCTCCGCCGGAATGTCGAACGCGAACCGCAAGGAGCCAATTTTATATTTCTTGCTTTCCGGACTGGGTGCACTCGGTGCACTCGAAGCACCGGGTGCGCCGGTTGCGCTTGCCGCGCCTTGCTTGCCCGCATCACTGTTCGCTGCCGGTGCCGCTTGATTGGATTTCCCGCATCCCGCAGCAACGATCAGCATACTGATGATCGCGATGAAAACCAAACTTGATTTCATGCTTCTTTTCATGATAACGTCCCCCTCAAAATTTGTGTTTCAATTACTTTTTTACCTAAATCATTTATGAAGTTAAATTCATGGAAGTTATAGATTTGACAGCGTTTACATTACAGATTTAAAAAAAATTCGAAGTCACTCTAAGCAGCCAGACCTTCAGATTTACGCAGTAAACCACTTCGGAAGCCAATATAGTTGTTCATGCCAATAAGAATTTGCTTTCCAAGAGCCCCGAAACTTATAAATTCTGGCGTGGTAAAAGAAGCGTGAACCTCTTGCTGTTTCACCCTGCTTCTGCTTGATCGATTTGATTTGTATTATAATGGTAATAAAATTACTGTTCAATATCGTTGTATCTATATACATGATAGATGCGGTCTATGAGAACCGGGGCTTTCCCAAAAGTCATCGCAGATGACCGAGGGATGAACCCAAATTCCGCCAAGCCGCAATCTGTCTCAACTAAAGAGGAACTGTCCCGGCCGGCTATAATTCAACGAATGCACTCCGTAATTTGTCCGTTCCGCTTGCATCCGTTTTGACATTACTTAGAAATATGGGGAAAACCTCATCAAACGTCCTTTGCCAGCACGTTGAAATAAAAGCCTGCCCGGACAGGAGGAAGAAATGAATTCGTCCAAATGGATTCAAATTATTGTCGGTGAATTCGAAGGCCAAGGCTCAGGTTTACTTTATTGGGATATTACCCGTAATCTGTTGGAAGATAAGTTCCGCCCCGTCTTCCTTACAAGAGCCGATAAAGGAATCGGGGAAAAGAATGAGATCCGGACGCAAACGCTGGAATCGATGCAATTCAACAATTTGCCGATCATGATCGAAACTGCGGGAGACAAAGAGCAGGTGGAGCATCTCGTTCCCGATTTGAAGAAAAAGGTATCTCATGGCCAGCTGGTGACAGTATCCGCCTATTCCTTGCTTGAGGAGACATCGCTGGCAAATGAGCATGAATATGTCATGTTAAAGATTTATTTTAAAGAAAAGTCGTCTTGGTTTGGGCGTCCGCTGCATGATGAGCTTTTATCCTTGATGCAAAAACAGGGTTTGATTTGGTCAACCGTCAAACGGGGAATTGCGGGCTTTGGAAACGATCAAGTCATTTCCAAACCCGGGCTTTTTTCCCGTTCCCAGGTTCCCATCATCATCGAGTGCATCGGCCCAGCAAAGGTTATCCGGGAAATGATTCCCGAAATCAAAAGCAAAGCAAAACATGCATGGATTGTTGTTTTGCCTCTTCAGGTGATCGTCAGCCAATAAACGTTTAATGACAAAATATCAGGCGATGGAGTTCGCCCGCAAATGTCCGTTCGACTAATGACTCCTACCGATTTCATTCGGTAGGAGTTTTTCTTTTATATCATGATCGGAAGGTGATAAGAAATGAAAACTATTGCAATTGCAGCAGGCGGATAGCTTGCAGCAGGTCCGGGAATTTCCGGGATATTGGCGACAACCTTGCCATCGGAATCGTATTTTGACGATAGCCTCAGGTTTTTCCGTTGTGCAAGACATGCAGTACACACAGCGGTGATCCGTGCTTAGATAGTTGCTTTGGAATTCAGCAGTTACGCAAGTGCGGACCGCCGTTGCTTTCTCATGAACAAACTCAATAAGAGACAACTTTGAGGTGACACTAAATCACACCGGTTAGCCGGACAAATGTATCGGCAGAATACCCTTCGTTCGAAAAGAAAAGTTACAAAAACCGCCAATCCCAAGAAGATGAGAAAGTATATACCTGTCTTCACAGGACTGGATACGACCCCGAACTTATAAAGAGGCAAACGGGCGATAAATATATATCAACAACAAGCGGAGGACATCGTTGTTGTCGTACAGCAAGCCAAATGGTTCATGCCATGTTGTTCAATATCTTTTTTCGTATAAAAGAACTCCCATTCGTTGCCGTCCGGATCGGTAATCCAAAACTTGTCTTGATTGGCATAGCAGCAGTCCGTATCAAGTTCATCCCTTATAGGCAATTCCTCTTGCAGGATACGATTCCGCTGCTCCGTCAACTCTTCCATCGAAGAAACCTGGAAACCAAAGTGCCCCACTTGGTTGCCTTTAACCTCATTTTTCAAATTCAAGGTGAAATTAACCTCTGGATTGTCCAACAAAAATTTCGCATAATCCGTTTTTACTTTTACGGGTTCCACCCCAAAAATGAATTCTTGCTCATCGATTTCATATGCTGAACGGTTTGCAACTGGGATTCAATCGCATTTTGATGTAAAGTGCCATACGGGGAATATCAACCAACGGCTTGATCAATTCTTGTTCACCGATGCGGAGTGTACCTTTTGCAATATCGGCAGCCAGATCGCCCATTCGTTCCAAATCATTTGCGACTCGGAAGGCCATTAAAATTTTTCGCATATCGCGGGCTACCGGTTGCTGTGTGGCAATCGTTTGAGGCCCCAATCTCCATAATTTTTTCTTCCAAAGCATTCAGTTCTCTATCCCTATCCAAGATCAGCTTCGCTTTTCCCGGATCCTGTTCTTTTATCGAATCTATGGATTCGATAATGGAGCGGTTGACACGCTGCCCCATTTCTTCCAAAATCGTTTGAAGCTCCTTCAAAGCCAAATCCAAATTTTTTCGATGTTCCATTTAATACTCCCCCTGGTAGTCTGTTCCTTAACCGAATCTGCCTGTCAAATAGTCTTCAGTCCGTTTGTCCGATGGAGAAGTAAACATGATGACCGTTTCATTATATTCAATCAGTTCCCCATTAAGAAAAAATGCGGTATAATCAGCAACCCGGGCAGCCTGCTGCATATTGTGAGTAACGATGGCGATTGTCACTTCCTCCTTTAATCTGCTGATCAACTCTTCGATATGACCTGTAGAAATGGGATCCAACGCGGATGCGGGTTCATCCATCAATAATATTTCCGGTTGGACAGCCAGAGACCTCGCAATGCATAAGCGCTGCTGCTGCCCCCCGGATAAGCTCATCGCGGAATGATCCAGCCGATCCTTTACTTCGTCCCATAAAGCAGCCATCGTCAGGCTTTTTTCCACTTCCTCGGTCAATATTTTTTTATTGCGAATACCGTTGAGCCGAAGCCCCGATGCGACATTTTCAAAGATGGACATCGTTGGAAAAGGATTCGGCTTCTGAAACACCATCCCGATTTGCCGACGGATTTGAACGGGATCCATCCGCGGATCGTAAAGATCCACATCGCCAAACCGCACTTCTCCCTCGACACGTCCGCCTTCCACCACTTCATGCATCCGGTTTAAGCACCGAATAAACGTGGATTTGCCGCAGCCTGAAGGACCGATAATCGCGGTGATCTTATTTTTTTCTATGGATATATCAATTCCTTTAAGGATCTCTGCTGAACCGTAATACGCCTTTAATTGAATGGTTTGAATCCCTTTAGCCAATTTATGCTCACCTCATGCCACATTTTTATAACGTTTTTTTGTGAATATTCTTGCCAGGATATTTAATGAGAGCACAAAGAAAATCAGAACCAGCGCCGCTCCCCAGGCTTTTGTAATCCAATCCTCGTACGGCGACTTGGCGTAATCAAAAATTTGGGCCGGTAGTGAGGCAATGGGCTCTGTCAATTTCTTGCTCCAAAAATGGTTGCCGAATGCGGTCAGCAATAATGGCGCCGTTTCTCCAGCAACCCGCGCAACGCCAATCATAATTCCCGTAACAATCCCCTTCGTTGCGTATGGGATAACAATTCGCATAATCGTTTTTGCTTTTGATATTCCCAAAGCATATGCGCCTTCCCGGATCGAATCGGGAACGAGCCGAAGGATTTCTTCCGTTGCCCTCACCACAATGGGAATCATCATAATCCCCAATGCAAGACCGCCGGATAAAGCTGAAAAATTGCCGAACGGACGGACAAATTCCAAATACGCAAAAATTCCGATGACAATAGAAGGAATGCCGAGCATGATATCCACAACAAATCGGACGATCGATGACAGCATGCCTTTTC encodes the following:
- a CDS encoding sugar ABC transporter substrate-binding protein; translation: MKRSMKSSLVFIAIISMLIVAAGCGKSNQAAPAANSDAGKQGAASATGAPGASSAPSAPSPESKKYKIGSLRFAFDIPAEQAIITGQKEAAAKLGVDLIVEDGQGNAQTQMKQALNLLTQKVDAVIISPVDPIGIIPAVKKFHDAGIPVITAALDVAPEGKQYVTSLVGPDNIAVGKADAQLMKEALGKDGGKVVIIQGAKGSQMEIDRTKGFKDELQGSNIQVVDEQASPWDRKKALSIMQDFITKYPDLKGVYGEDDNLAMGAVQAIKQAGKVGQIQVVGYNGTKEALQAIDEGAMYGTGSQPLIWEGQMDIQVAIDAIQGKPVQKWYKDEIRFLKKGQIGDYVAPF
- a CDS encoding DUF190 domain-containing protein, which produces MNSSKWIQIIVGEFEGQGSGLLYWDITRNLLEDKFRPVFLTRADKGIGEKNEIRTQTLESMQFNNLPIMIETAGDKEQVEHLVPDLKKKVSHGQLVTVSAYSLLEETSLANEHEYVMLKIYFKEKSSWFGRPLHDELLSLMQKQGLIWSTVKRGIAGFGNDQVISKPGLFSRSQVPIIIECIGPAKVIREMIPEIKSKAKHAWIVVLPLQVIVSQ
- a CDS encoding 4Fe-4S binding protein, with product MKTGIYFLIFLGLAVFVTFLFERRVFCRYICPANRCDLVSPQSCLLLSLFMRKQRRSALA
- a CDS encoding ArsI/CadI family heavy metal resistance metalloenzyme is translated as MPVANRSAYEIDEQEFIFGVEPVKVKTDYAKFLLDNPEVNFTLNLKNEVKGNQVGHFGFQVSSMEELTEQRNRILQEELPIRDELDTDCCYANQDKFWITDPDGNEWEFFYTKKDIEQHGMNHLACCTTTTMSSACC
- a CDS encoding phosphate signaling complex PhoU family protein: MLWKKKLWRLGPQTIATQQPVARDMRKILMAFRVANDLERMGDLAADIAKGTLRIGEQELIKPLVDIPRMALYIKMRLNPSCKPFSI
- a CDS encoding PhoU domain-containing protein, which translates into the protein MEHRKNLDLALKELQTILEEMGQRVNRSIIESIDSIKEQDPGKAKLILDRDRELNALEEKIMEIGASNDCHTATGSPRYAKNFNGLPSRK
- the pstB gene encoding phosphate ABC transporter ATP-binding protein PstB; this encodes MAKGIQTIQLKAYYGSAEILKGIDISIEKNKITAIIGPSGCGKSTFIRCLNRMHEVVEGGRVEGEVRFGDVDLYDPRMDPVQIRRQIGMVFQKPNPFPTMSIFENVASGLRLNGIRNKKILTEEVEKSLTMAALWDEVKDRLDHSAMSLSGGQQQRLCIARSLAVQPEILLMDEPASALDPISTGHIEELISRLKEEVTIAIVTHNMQQAARVADYTAFFLNGELIEYNETVIMFTSPSDKRTEDYLTGRFG
- the pstA gene encoding phosphate ABC transporter permease PstA, giving the protein MKPSRLAYRKWMNLMMRSVVILFTFLALIPLVSIIGYIVYKGYGAINWDFFTQLPKPVGEAGGGVGNAIVGTGILVGIASVIGIPIGIMSAVFLNEYSRKGMLSSIVRFVVDIMLGIPSIVIGIFAYLEFVRPFGNFSALSGGLALGIMMIPIVVRATEEILRLVPDSIREGAYALGISKAKTIMRIVIPYATKGIVTGIMIGVARVAGETAPLLLTAFGNHFWSKKLTEPIASLPAQIFDYAKSPYEDWITKAWGAALVLIFFVLSLNILARIFTKKRYKNVA